The following proteins are encoded in a genomic region of Acidobacteriota bacterium:
- a CDS encoding LysR family transcriptional regulator → MHIETLKVFCDLVDLESFSLAAERNFITQSAVSQQIRTLEDKFKRRLLERVRGRREVKLTPAGDVFYKESKKVLAAYDEMQESLRGIVGKIGGTVKVATVYSVGLHELPVKVREFMTKFPAAKIDLEYSRTTRVVRDVLSGTVELGVLAFPEPRRGLTIVPMPDNRLVLIAPPDHKFATRKKVKVTDLNGEDFVLFERDVPTRKAMDKIFKENAVEVKKVAEFDNIETIKRAVEVGFGLAIVPETAVTEAKRAGTLAVVELAEKYWVRSVGVIHRSDRNLSLAAKKFVQLLETN, encoded by the coding sequence ATGCACATAGAAACACTCAAAGTATTTTGCGACCTCGTCGATCTCGAGAGCTTTTCGCTTGCCGCCGAACGAAATTTCATTACCCAATCGGCCGTCAGTCAGCAAATACGAACACTCGAGGACAAATTCAAACGCCGCCTGCTCGAACGCGTCCGCGGCCGCCGCGAGGTCAAACTCACGCCCGCCGGCGATGTCTTTTACAAAGAATCGAAGAAAGTGCTCGCTGCCTACGATGAAATGCAAGAGTCGCTGCGCGGTATCGTCGGTAAGATCGGCGGTACCGTAAAGGTGGCGACCGTATACAGTGTCGGCCTCCACGAATTGCCCGTAAAGGTTCGTGAATTTATGACGAAGTTTCCGGCCGCCAAGATCGATCTCGAATATTCGCGTACGACGAGGGTCGTTCGCGATGTGCTGAGCGGCACGGTCGAACTAGGCGTGCTCGCCTTTCCCGAACCACGCCGGGGGCTAACGATCGTTCCGATGCCGGACAATCGCTTGGTTCTGATCGCGCCGCCCGATCACAAATTCGCGACACGAAAGAAGGTAAAAGTCACTGATCTGAATGGCGAGGATTTTGTGCTGTTCGAACGCGACGTGCCAACAAGAAAGGCGATGGACAAGATATTTAAGGAAAATGCTGTCGAGGTCAAAAAGGTAGCTGAGTTCGACAATATCGAAACCATCAAACGAGCCGTTGAGGTCGGATTTGGACTCGCCATCGTCCCCGAGACCGCCGTAACCGAGGCAAAACGTGCGGGCACACTTGCCGTCGTCGAACTAGCCGAAAAATATTGGGTCCGCTCGGTTGGCGTTATTCACCGCTCCGATCGAAATCTGTCGCTCGCGGCTAAGAAGTTTGTGCAATTATTAGAAACTAACTAG
- a CDS encoding HD domain-containing protein, translating to MIEQRHKLIHAFGALSELGQEVANKNNFQETIRTSLHLISGALGIMRGGVARYSRFGHELNMLAVRGLGDDFPLSLSLCMEDERQFLTNGLNPIETSQAKVLPFFQVYDESFTRKRIELLLPLIVRDEIVGAVFLGEKATDEPYSSYEKEIICAMGRHIGVAIAQRNLMAEIERHSEENRKLVDDMRTTYNDTVKAFATAIDCKDKYTEGHSVRVGKYSEIIATELEWGTPEIEGAAVAGYLHDVGKLTVERKIINAPYRINAKESAELNKHPGVGYDILMPIHHPYANVPLAAKYHHERLDGRGYPDGLYDREIPYIAKIVNLADSFDAMTTDRPYKARRPAADVVEDLQRNAGKQFAPELVTAFLRGMLKELTGDTKEKRFRRLLGREYMEAEGIVPAIRRTLNEMAPTSTLTYINADAGTEDRPLL from the coding sequence ATGATCGAACAACGACACAAGTTGATACACGCGTTTGGCGCACTTTCAGAATTGGGCCAGGAAGTTGCGAATAAGAACAATTTTCAGGAAACGATCCGCACGTCGCTGCACCTGATCTCCGGTGCACTGGGGATAATGCGCGGCGGTGTCGCTCGGTATTCGCGGTTCGGGCATGAGCTGAATATGCTGGCAGTTCGCGGGCTTGGTGACGATTTCCCGCTCAGTTTGTCCCTATGTATGGAGGACGAGCGTCAATTTTTGACCAACGGCCTCAATCCGATCGAGACCTCGCAGGCGAAGGTTCTCCCGTTCTTTCAGGTGTACGACGAGAGTTTTACCCGAAAACGCATCGAGCTGCTGCTGCCGCTGATCGTTCGTGATGAGATCGTAGGTGCCGTGTTTTTGGGTGAAAAGGCGACGGACGAGCCGTATTCGAGCTACGAAAAAGAGATCATCTGCGCAATGGGCCGGCACATCGGCGTCGCTATCGCACAGCGCAATCTCATGGCAGAGATCGAACGCCACTCGGAAGAAAACCGGAAACTTGTCGACGATATGCGAACGACCTATAACGATACGGTCAAGGCGTTCGCGACCGCCATCGATTGTAAAGACAAGTACACCGAGGGCCATTCGGTCCGTGTCGGCAAATATTCTGAGATCATCGCGACCGAACTCGAATGGGGAACGCCCGAGATCGAGGGTGCGGCAGTCGCAGGTTATCTTCACGACGTCGGCAAGTTGACGGTCGAGCGCAAGATAATCAACGCACCGTACCGTATTAACGCCAAAGAATCGGCCGAGCTCAACAAGCATCCAGGTGTCGGCTACGACATTCTCATGCCGATCCATCATCCGTACGCAAACGTTCCGCTTGCGGCAAAATATCACCACGAACGCCTCGACGGACGCGGCTATCCCGACGGTTTGTACGATCGGGAAATACCGTATATCGCGAAAATAGTAAACTTAGCTGATTCGTTCGACGCGATGACGACCGACCGACCGTACAAGGCTAGACGCCCGGCCGCCGACGTCGTAGAAGATCTGCAGCGAAATGCGGGCAAGCAATTCGCTCCGGAATTGGTTACAGCGTTTTTGCGAGGAATGTTAAAAGAGCTGACTGGCGACACCAAGGAAAAACGTTTCCGCCGCCTGCTCGGCCGCGAATATATGGAGGCCGAGGGCATCGTCCCGGCTATTCGCCGCACACTGAATGAAATGGCTCCGACCTCGACTCTGACCTATATAAATGCTGATGCAGGAACCGAAGATCGGCCTTTGCTCTAG
- a CDS encoding VCBS repeat-containing protein has product MRFPSTLKVIVLFALTLFVSSNPHFQAQGFYDPNIDWTVHFALPGDLDPAFGPVGFTTTNLSPGGDRAHAIARQSDGKIVAAGRNNINGLAIVRYNPDGSLDGSFDGDGVVTLYIGTASDGARAVAIQNDGKIVIVTSSTSAIFTVVRLNPNGSLDTSFDGDGILTNSTAGTPFAGAIQPDGKIVTAGNIAPNLSSTDFSIVRLNENGSFDTTFDSDGKVSVEIGNTGFATDDLATSIALQLDGKIVVGGQSDFTFTGRDWAVVRLNPDGALDTSFGIGGKVRTTFGGNNSNESINAIAVEASGRITAVGHGVEGGPRGFAVARYNGDGSPDLAFSGDGRVVTPTSGNGNEQGWGVAVQPDGKIIAAGYSGLEIAVLRYNNDGILDTTFSGDGKIFMTIYQGGGQSVARGVLVEPNGNIVLAGHAGRGGTSDEDIVIARFGSDGIPSADFGTFGYIITNPFNEAGGDASVRSVTVQSDGKIVVGANRIASSLTTFGLIIRYTPEGALDPTFGSSPTAPGIAGVRVPNTDVTEVNSVILQPDGKILVAGTYEGFEIVGLFVARLNSNGSPDTSFGGANNGYAAISSTDGGGPAQDIVLQPDGKILVAATAPNLSNQTAEFAVYRLNADGSHDTSFGVNGVARTDVGTGNDVPFAIALQLDGRILIGGATNFGVNSNADVAVLRFTANGALDCGFGIGGKVITPLSGFTEAISDIKLQSDGKIVASGTKCDNFGCSSKKGVLLRYTSNGSLDGSFDEDGVVSLQIQNSVSSDLASLAVQSNGKIVAAGTSVSTATQSDSLVVRYNNNGTIDSTFSVDGIATNDIGGSHQQSHALTLQADGNIVTAGSHLSGTRNDIVVWRHVGDTSLANRTAFDFEGDGMSDVAILRPGPSESGGKVAIGGFGASVTAVCVSTFMDFDGDRKTDLGIYRPGPGEWWWLRSSTGGNSALQFGAATDRLAPVDFTGDGKTDVAFWRPETGQWFVLRSEDFSFYAFPFGATGDVPVPADFDGDGKADPAVFRESSSTWFINKSTGGTDIFGFGSAGDKTAVADYDGDGKADVAIFRPVGVNGAEWWVRRSSDAAVVALQFGSSTDKAVPGDFTGDGKADIAFWRPSTGFWNVLRSEDLSYFAFPFGTTGDVPVAGDYDGDGKTDAGVFRPSNSTWFIQRSTAGTLIQQFGATGDVPLPSAFVR; this is encoded by the coding sequence ATGCGTTTTCCTTCCACGCTTAAGGTAATAGTCCTGTTCGCCTTAACGCTCTTTGTTTCAAGTAATCCACACTTCCAAGCACAGGGGTTTTACGATCCGAACATCGACTGGACAGTTCATTTCGCTTTACCGGGCGATCTCGATCCTGCGTTTGGACCAGTCGGGTTTACAACCACGAACCTTAGCCCCGGGGGCGACAGGGCTCACGCGATAGCGCGACAGAGCGACGGCAAAATAGTTGCGGCTGGACGGAACAACATAAACGGGTTGGCGATCGTCCGCTACAACCCGGACGGTTCGCTCGACGGTTCCTTTGACGGCGACGGCGTCGTAACATTGTATATCGGAACCGCCAGCGACGGGGCGCGAGCGGTGGCAATTCAGAACGATGGCAAAATCGTGATTGTCACCTCCTCTACAAGTGCGATATTCACTGTAGTGCGCCTAAATCCTAATGGCTCTCTCGACACTTCGTTCGATGGTGATGGCATTCTGACCAACAGCACAGCCGGGACGCCGTTCGCAGGTGCGATTCAGCCTGATGGAAAGATCGTAACGGCGGGAAACATCGCGCCGAACCTCTCCAGTACTGATTTTTCGATTGTAAGGCTGAATGAAAACGGTTCTTTCGATACTACATTCGATAGCGATGGCAAGGTTTCAGTTGAGATTGGCAATACTGGATTTGCCACTGATGATCTCGCCACTTCAATAGCACTTCAGCTTGACGGCAAGATCGTAGTCGGGGGGCAGAGTGATTTTACGTTTACTGGTCGCGATTGGGCGGTTGTTCGGTTGAACCCTGACGGTGCACTGGACACCTCATTTGGCATTGGCGGTAAGGTTCGGACAACGTTTGGTGGAAACAATAGTAACGAGTCGATCAACGCGATAGCGGTCGAAGCAAGCGGCAGAATCACCGCGGTTGGACACGGTGTGGAAGGCGGTCCAAGAGGTTTTGCTGTTGCTCGCTATAACGGCGACGGATCGCCCGATCTTGCCTTCAGCGGTGACGGCCGGGTCGTAACGCCAACCAGCGGCAATGGCAATGAGCAGGGATGGGGCGTGGCCGTCCAGCCGGACGGAAAGATCATTGCCGCGGGTTACAGCGGTTTGGAGATAGCCGTCCTGCGTTACAACAACGATGGCATTCTGGATACGACCTTTAGCGGCGACGGCAAGATTTTCATGACGATCTATCAAGGCGGTGGCCAGTCGGTCGCGCGCGGTGTTCTGGTTGAACCGAATGGCAATATAGTACTTGCCGGCCACGCAGGAAGAGGCGGCACGTCAGATGAAGACATCGTGATCGCTCGATTCGGCAGTGACGGCATTCCGTCGGCCGATTTCGGCACATTCGGATATATCATCACAAATCCGTTTAACGAGGCGGGCGGGGACGCTAGTGTGCGAAGCGTTACGGTCCAATCCGACGGCAAGATCGTTGTCGGAGCAAATAGGATAGCCAGCTCTTTGACCACCTTTGGCCTCATCATTCGCTACACTCCTGAAGGCGCTTTGGATCCGACATTCGGCTCCTCACCAACCGCTCCCGGGATAGCGGGTGTTAGGGTTCCCAACACGGACGTTACGGAAGTGAATTCCGTCATTCTCCAACCTGATGGAAAGATCCTAGTCGCCGGAACTTACGAAGGCTTCGAAATTGTCGGTTTATTTGTCGCTAGATTGAATTCAAACGGTTCGCCCGATACGTCTTTTGGAGGGGCTAACAACGGCTACGCTGCCATCAGTTCAACGGACGGCGGTGGACCGGCCCAAGATATTGTGCTGCAGCCTGACGGGAAGATACTCGTGGCGGCTACGGCACCAAACCTTTCGAACCAGACGGCCGAGTTCGCGGTGTACCGCCTGAATGCGGACGGCTCTCACGATACCAGTTTCGGTGTGAATGGCGTGGCCAGAACCGATGTTGGCACCGGGAACGACGTGCCTTTCGCCATTGCATTGCAGCTCGATGGCCGCATTCTTATCGGCGGAGCTACAAACTTTGGCGTGAACTCAAATGCCGACGTTGCGGTTCTACGTTTCACCGCCAATGGCGCCCTAGACTGTGGTTTCGGGATTGGCGGCAAGGTGATCACACCACTAAGCGGCTTCACCGAAGCGATCTCAGACATAAAATTACAGTCCGACGGGAAGATCGTTGCATCTGGTACAAAGTGCGACAACTTCGGTTGTTCGTCCAAAAAAGGCGTTCTACTTCGTTACACCTCGAACGGTTCACTTGATGGCTCGTTTGACGAAGATGGTGTTGTTTCTCTTCAGATTCAGAACAGTGTCTCGAGCGATCTGGCGAGCCTTGCCGTTCAGTCTAACGGCAAGATCGTCGCCGCGGGAACGTCGGTGAGTACAGCAACACAAAGCGACTCTCTTGTTGTTCGCTATAACAATAACGGAACCATAGACTCGACATTTTCTGTTGACGGGATAGCGACCAACGATATTGGCGGTTCGCATCAGCAGTCACATGCACTCACTCTGCAGGCCGACGGCAACATCGTGACTGCCGGTTCACACTTGAGTGGGACACGCAACGATATCGTTGTTTGGCGACACGTCGGGGACACATCTCTTGCGAATCGAACGGCGTTTGATTTTGAAGGTGATGGGATGTCGGACGTCGCGATCTTGCGTCCGGGACCGTCGGAGAGCGGCGGGAAGGTGGCGATCGGCGGTTTCGGAGCGAGTGTTACGGCCGTCTGCGTCAGCACGTTCATGGATTTCGACGGGGATCGCAAGACAGATCTCGGCATTTACCGTCCCGGGCCGGGCGAGTGGTGGTGGTTGAGGTCTTCGACCGGCGGGAATTCGGCGTTGCAGTTTGGGGCGGCGACGGACAGACTGGCTCCGGTTGATTTTACTGGCGACGGGAAGACGGATGTGGCGTTTTGGCGGCCTGAGACGGGGCAGTGGTTTGTTTTGCGGTCGGAAGACTTTTCGTTTTATGCGTTTCCGTTTGGGGCGACGGGGGATGTGCCTGTGCCGGCGGATTTTGATGGGGATGGGAAGGCGGATCCGGCTGTGTTTCGTGAGAGTTCATCGACTTGGTTCATTAATAAGTCGACGGGCGGGACGGATATTTTCGGGTTCGGGTCGGCCGGCGATAAGACGGCGGTTGCCGACTATGACGGCGACGGAAAGGCTGACGTTGCCATTTTCAGGCCCGTCGGTGTGAACGGGGCCGAGTGGTGGGTGAGGCGTTCGTCGGATGCGGCGGTGGTCGCATTGCAGTTCGGTTCGTCCACCGACAAGGCCGTTCCCGGCGATTTCACGGGTGACGGCAAAGCTGATATCGCATTTTGGCGGCCTTCGACAGGATTCTGGAATGTGCTGCGGAGCGAGGATCTATCGTACTTCGCGTTCCCGTTCGGCACGACGGGCGACGTGCCCGTGGCGGGAGATTACGACGGCGACGGCAAGACGGACGCGGGCGTCTTTAGGCCTTCGAACTCAACGTGGTTCATCCAACGCTCGACCGCCGGAACGCTGATCCAGCAGTTCGGGGCAACAGGCGATGTGCCGCTGCCGAGTGCGTTCGTGAGGTAA
- a CDS encoding STAS domain-containing protein, with protein MIVENLYETAQLNAPDTAVVLAGDYLNKLAGEKIERECKTKLEEGCKQLVVDFSQTEIINSIGISILLGVIDSAANTGAKVVFSELNEDSVELFETLGLTKHVTLV; from the coding sequence GTGATCGTAGAAAATCTGTACGAGACCGCGCAGTTAAACGCTCCGGATACGGCTGTTGTGCTTGCGGGTGATTACTTAAACAAACTCGCCGGCGAAAAGATCGAGCGCGAATGTAAAACGAAACTCGAAGAAGGTTGTAAACAGCTCGTCGTCGATTTTTCGCAGACCGAGATTATCAACAGCATCGGCATCTCGATACTGCTGGGAGTGATCGATTCTGCAGCAAATACCGGTGCCAAGGTCGTTTTTTCTGAACTTAACGAAGATTCGGTCGAGCTTTTCGAAACCCTCGGGCTGACCAAACACGTTACGCTCGTTTAA
- a CDS encoding ATP-binding protein → MKHFSEQHIFGGVPPSRFVGRERETERLLKLSRGNGGLALLATPNSGSSELLRQVFDRLFAEQEDVIPVYFAVKASDGSALQAARRFLREFLVQTVAFRRRNAFILDASPDINEIAELAVPADALWIDRVIETAGEYGNDDEISRLRSFLSSPIRAAASGASVFIIVDDLHETANLSGGQILFEALTDLFRRCELPFVFCGHRRFLYGRTPFETMRVGRLSFADSGILAESLAAEYGVSLNEQTRDLIAVQLQGDPRFMNFLFASAADKSVGFDSFQQVETVYTDEIFGGRISRYFDAIFDSVAPDAASQSQLLGMIADLLNSDTNKASLEFWQAHTDLEFDGFRRVIAKLNDLEIISTTANSVGASPDSIVAADHIAARHRLNKESTARAQIVGEGLTNNIRRAPGLMAKFYRQLSAIGLREVMSRFDGREVASSLIEYGNFKSELKGMSDAEMQSSMTASEEKTTLPQIVYTAHSVAFYPQLGDLIDTERSAIALGFESGGDKDEIIWIAAEIDSKLEAAADLAEFWCDRLEMVAASCDFSAYKIWLVAPEGFSDDALRLIADRNAIGSSRRQVDLLICQFDGKTIPSSDTNSDEYEIVIPMGEDTEMIAAHTIEEIAKRHDFPAKTINQIKTALVEACINAAEHSHSPDRKIYQKFAVTDKKITITISNRGLRIADRAAKTVTSETGRRGWGLKLIQGLMDEVKVEQTDDGTRITMVKFVSR, encoded by the coding sequence ATGAAGCACTTTTCTGAACAGCACATTTTTGGCGGTGTCCCTCCTTCGCGTTTTGTCGGCCGCGAGCGTGAGACCGAAAGGCTCCTGAAACTCTCACGGGGGAACGGCGGGCTTGCATTGCTTGCGACGCCGAATTCCGGTTCTTCGGAATTGCTTAGGCAGGTTTTTGACCGTTTGTTCGCCGAACAGGAAGACGTAATTCCTGTATATTTTGCCGTTAAGGCGAGCGACGGCTCGGCTTTGCAGGCGGCACGTCGCTTTCTTCGCGAGTTTCTCGTCCAAACCGTGGCGTTTCGGCGTCGTAATGCGTTCATTCTGGACGCTTCGCCCGATATCAATGAGATCGCCGAGCTAGCAGTTCCGGCTGACGCGTTGTGGATCGACCGTGTGATCGAGACAGCAGGCGAATACGGAAATGACGATGAAATATCACGGTTGCGTTCGTTTTTGAGTTCGCCGATCCGTGCCGCAGCGAGCGGTGCCAGTGTGTTCATAATTGTCGATGATCTGCACGAAACGGCCAATTTATCGGGTGGACAGATATTATTCGAAGCACTCACCGATCTTTTTCGTCGATGCGAATTGCCGTTTGTTTTCTGCGGCCACCGGCGTTTTCTTTATGGCAGAACGCCCTTTGAAACAATGCGGGTCGGCCGCCTTTCATTTGCCGATTCCGGAATTCTCGCTGAATCGCTGGCCGCCGAATACGGCGTTTCGCTCAATGAGCAGACTCGCGACCTGATCGCCGTTCAACTGCAGGGTGATCCGCGATTCATGAACTTCCTGTTCGCGAGTGCCGCAGATAAAAGTGTCGGATTTGATAGTTTTCAGCAAGTTGAGACCGTATATACAGACGAGATCTTCGGCGGACGCATCAGCAGATATTTTGATGCGATATTCGACTCGGTTGCTCCCGATGCCGCGTCGCAATCCCAGTTGCTCGGAATGATCGCGGATCTGCTCAATAGCGACACAAATAAGGCATCACTTGAATTTTGGCAGGCACATACGGATCTCGAATTTGACGGATTCCGACGCGTCATCGCGAAACTAAATGATCTCGAGATCATTTCTACAACCGCAAATTCAGTCGGAGCATCACCTGACAGTATAGTTGCCGCTGATCATATTGCTGCGCGACATCGCCTAAATAAAGAGTCGACCGCAAGGGCGCAGATCGTCGGCGAAGGGCTGACCAACAATATAAGGCGCGCGCCCGGCCTGATGGCAAAGTTTTACCGCCAATTGTCGGCGATCGGCCTGCGAGAAGTGATGAGCCGCTTTGACGGCCGCGAAGTTGCGAGTTCGCTGATCGAATACGGTAATTTCAAGTCGGAGCTGAAGGGCATGTCGGACGCTGAGATGCAGTCTTCGATGACAGCCTCCGAAGAGAAAACGACATTGCCGCAGATCGTCTATACGGCTCACTCTGTCGCATTTTACCCGCAACTCGGTGATCTGATCGATACCGAACGCTCGGCGATCGCACTCGGATTCGAATCGGGCGGCGATAAGGACGAGATCATTTGGATCGCTGCCGAGATCGATTCAAAACTCGAAGCTGCAGCAGACCTCGCCGAATTTTGGTGTGACCGACTGGAAATGGTCGCCGCAAGCTGTGATTTTTCGGCGTATAAGATCTGGCTCGTGGCCCCCGAAGGCTTTTCCGACGACGCTCTTCGCTTGATCGCCGATCGCAACGCCATCGGCTCAAGCCGCCGCCAAGTGGATCTGCTGATATGTCAATTCGACGGTAAAACGATACCGTCGAGCGACACGAACTCGGACGAGTACGAGATCGTCATCCCAATGGGCGAGGACACCGAGATGATCGCCGCCCACACGATCGAGGAGATCGCCAAGCGGCACGATTTTCCCGCAAAAACGATCAATCAGATCAAAACCGCACTTGTCGAGGCATGTATCAATGCCGCCGAGCATTCGCACAGCCCGGACCGGAAGATCTATCAAAAATTCGCTGTGACGGACAAAAAGATCACCATCACCATTTCAAACCGCGGCCTACGGATCGCCGACCGGGCCGCTAAAACCGTCACTTCAGAAACCGGCCGCCGAGGCTGGGGCCTGAAGCTCATACAAGGACTGATGGACGAAGTTAAGGTCGAACAAACCGACGACGGCACGCGAATAACAATGGTGAAATTCGTAAGCCGCTGA
- the sdhB gene encoding succinate dehydrogenase iron-sulfur subunit codes for MTTHAHIEKKRLETPPATIKFKIQRREKESAPATWETFELQYRRNLNVISALMEIRKNPVTIEGKQTTPPVWDMSCLEQVCGICTMVINGRVRQSCSALIDDLLLATCGHTVTLAPMSKFPNVRDLKVDRSKMFEHLKKVDAWIELDGTYDLGPGPHVTNELAQERYALSRCMTCGCCLEACPQYGDDNYIGPQAIAQARLFNMHPTGKANIDDRLNGLLGDDGIANCGNAQNCIQACPMSVPLTKAIYETNRDVTVNALFGWLKK; via the coding sequence ATGACCACACACGCACACATCGAAAAGAAACGCCTCGAAACGCCGCCCGCGACGATCAAATTCAAGATCCAGCGGCGTGAGAAAGAAAGTGCACCGGCCACCTGGGAGACGTTTGAGCTGCAATACCGGCGGAATCTGAACGTCATCTCGGCGCTGATGGAGATACGTAAAAATCCGGTCACGATCGAGGGCAAACAGACCACGCCGCCGGTTTGGGATATGTCATGTCTCGAACAGGTCTGCGGCATTTGCACGATGGTCATCAACGGCCGCGTGCGTCAATCGTGCTCGGCGTTGATCGACGATCTGCTGCTCGCGACATGCGGCCATACCGTGACGCTTGCTCCGATGTCCAAATTCCCTAACGTCCGCGACCTCAAGGTCGATCGCTCGAAAATGTTCGAGCATCTCAAAAAGGTCGATGCCTGGATCGAACTCGACGGCACATACGACCTCGGCCCGGGGCCGCATGTCACCAACGAACTCGCGCAGGAGCGTTACGCTCTGTCGCGCTGTATGACCTGCGGCTGCTGTCTCGAGGCATGTCCTCAGTATGGCGACGACAACTATATTGGCCCGCAGGCGATCGCTCAGGCCCGTTTGTTCAATATGCATCCGACGGGAAAGGCAAATATCGACGACCGCCTCAACGGCTTGCTCGGCGACGACGGCATCGCAAATTGCGGCAACGCACAGAACTGCATTCAGGCCTGCCCGATGTCCGTGCCTCTGACCAAGGCGATCTACGAAACCAACCGCGACGTAACAGTGAATGCCCTGTTCGGCTGGTTGAAAAAGTAA
- the sdhA gene encoding succinate dehydrogenase flavoprotein subunit — protein MATSSMKIAIVGGGLAGLAAAMKIAEAGHDVDLISVVPVKRSHSVCAQGGINGAVNTKGEGDSPAKHLDDTVYGGDFLANQPPVKRMTDMAPEIIYLFDRMGVPFSRTKEGLMDFRRFGGTLHHRTAFSGASTGQQLLYALDEQVRRWEVEKKVTKWEGWEMLSLVLDDHQVCRGLIAMNLQTLELRSFAADAVIMATGGPGMVFGKSTNSQTCTGSAAAACYVQGARYANGEFIQVHPTSIPGEDKLRLMSESARGEGGRVWVPRDPMDARKPKEIPESERRYFLEEKYPAYGNLVPRDIATREIFQVCLEGSGVGGENQVYLDLTHIPAEVLTEKLGAILEIYEMFVGDDPRFVPMRIFPGVHYSMGGLWVDFEQRTNIPGLFAAGECDYSIHGANRLGANSLLSCVYGGFVAAPSAMEYAKNVDRGSSESNGVHAAELARQQEINDSIIHSEGGENQYKLHEELGKVMTDNVTVVRYNDRLQATDDKIRELQERYKNISINDSNLWATQAVPHARQLSNMFELARVITLGALNRNESRGAHYKPDFPERDDENFMKTTIAEYSAEAPVLSYEAIDISLVEPRKRDYSSAKKKG, from the coding sequence ATGGCAACAAGTTCAATGAAGATTGCGATCGTCGGCGGCGGCCTGGCAGGCCTTGCCGCAGCGATGAAGATCGCGGAGGCCGGTCACGATGTCGATCTGATCTCGGTGGTGCCGGTAAAACGTTCACACTCGGTCTGTGCCCAGGGCGGTATCAACGGAGCCGTCAATACCAAAGGCGAAGGCGATTCGCCGGCAAAGCACCTCGACGACACGGTCTATGGCGGCGATTTTCTCGCCAACCAGCCGCCGGTCAAACGGATGACCGACATGGCACCAGAGATCATTTATTTGTTCGACCGAATGGGTGTGCCGTTTTCGCGAACGAAAGAAGGGTTGATGGATTTTCGCCGCTTTGGCGGGACTTTGCATCACCGCACGGCTTTCTCGGGTGCATCGACCGGCCAGCAGCTGCTTTACGCGCTCGACGAACAAGTTCGCCGCTGGGAAGTCGAAAAGAAGGTCACAAAATGGGAAGGCTGGGAAATGCTCTCGCTCGTTCTCGATGACCACCAGGTCTGCCGCGGCCTGATCGCAATGAACCTGCAAACGCTTGAGCTCAGATCGTTTGCGGCAGACGCCGTGATCATGGCGACCGGCGGCCCGGGCATGGTGTTTGGTAAATCGACCAATTCGCAGACGTGTACCGGCAGTGCAGCGGCGGCGTGTTATGTGCAGGGGGCACGATACGCCAATGGTGAATTCATTCAGGTTCACCCGACCTCAATTCCCGGCGAAGACAAACTTCGGCTTATGTCAGAGTCGGCCCGCGGCGAAGGGGGACGCGTTTGGGTGCCGCGTGATCCGATGGACGCTCGCAAGCCGAAGGAAATTCCTGAGTCGGAGCGCCGTTATTTCCTCGAAGAAAAGTATCCGGCATACGGCAATCTCGTTCCGCGAGATATCGCGACGCGAGAGATCTTTCAGGTCTGCCTCGAAGGCAGCGGTGTCGGCGGCGAAAATCAGGTCTATCTCGATCTGACGCATATTCCGGCCGAAGTGCTTACTGAAAAGCTCGGTGCGATCCTCGAGATCTACGAGATGTTCGTCGGCGACGATCCGCGGTTTGTGCCGATGCGTATCTTCCCGGGCGTTCATTATTCGATGGGCGGGCTTTGGGTCGATTTTGAACAGCGGACAAATATCCCCGGATTATTTGCCGCCGGCGAGTGCGATTACTCGATCCACGGAGCCAATCGCTTGGGTGCAAATTCACTGCTGTCGTGTGTTTACGGTGGTTTTGTCGCGGCACCGTCAGCGATGGAATACGCTAAGAATGTCGATCGGGGTTCGTCCGAATCGAACGGCGTTCACGCTGCCGAACTCGCCCGCCAGCAGGAGATCAACGATTCGATCATTCACAGCGAAGGCGGCGAAAACCAGTACAAACTGCACGAGGAACTCGGCAAAGTAATGACCGACAATGTAACGGTCGTCCGTTACAACGACCGGCTGCAGGCTACTGACGACAAGATCCGGGAATTGCAGGAGCGATACAAGAACATTTCGATCAACGATTCGAACCTTTGGGCGACACAGGCTGTGCCCCACGCACGTCAGCTTTCGAATATGTTCGAACTCGCCCGTGTCATAACGCTCGGAGCTTTAAATAGGAACGAATCTCGCGGAGCGCATTACAAGCCCGATTTTCCGGAACGTGATGATGAAAATTTCATGAAAACGACGATCGCCGAATACTCGGCCGAGGCTCCGGTGCTCAGTTACGAAGCGATCGATATTTCGCTGGTCGAGCCTAGAAAGAGAGATTATTCGTCCGCCAAAAAGAAAGGATAA